A stretch of Lentibacillus sp. JNUCC-1 DNA encodes these proteins:
- a CDS encoding YlmC/YmxH family sporulation protein: MRYKDISGKEIVNITHGSRLGVLGQTDLQINERTGQIEALVIANYKWLGFKKEGAETIIDWRSIRKIGEDMIMIETPNID; encoded by the coding sequence ATGCGCTACAAGGATATAAGTGGAAAGGAAATTGTTAATATCACACACGGGTCCAGACTTGGAGTGCTTGGGCAGACAGATCTGCAAATAAATGAAAGAACAGGACAGATTGAGGCTCTGGTCATCGCCAACTACAAATGGCTCGGCTTTAAAAAAGAAGGGGCTGAAACAATTATTGATTGGCGCTCCATCCGGAAAATAGGGGAAGACATGATCATGATCGAAACCCCGAATATAGACTAA
- a CDS encoding M16 family metallopeptidase produces the protein MIYKNTCRNGLRIILEHVPDVRSVTIGVWIKTGSRFDPEDQSGISHFLEHMLFKGTKSRNARDIAEAFDSIGGQVNAFTSKEYTCFYAKVMDTHQIYAVEILADMFFNSLFEEEEIEREKKVVLEEINMYEDTPDDIVHDLLAQSSYSAHPLANPILGSRQHVQSFTSDELRTYMKDHYTPNNIVISAAGHINERLEDELENYFGQFNASTNVLNARAPVFTAGEVIKKKNIEQAHLCYGFSGMAVTDDDLYSLILMNNVFGGSMSSRLFQEIREKHGLAYSVFSYHSSFLDHGLLTIYAGTGVQQLSLLKDSINQTIDQFVEKGITDKELLYSKEQLKANLLFSHESTNSRMSRNGKNELLLNTDRSIEDMLNEIEAVTNENVQSVIDRLFKHKPSMALVTSLE, from the coding sequence ATGATTTATAAAAATACATGTCGCAATGGACTAAGAATCATATTGGAACATGTTCCTGATGTGCGTTCCGTTACAATAGGGGTCTGGATTAAAACGGGATCCAGATTCGATCCTGAAGATCAGAGTGGAATTTCACACTTTCTGGAACACATGTTATTTAAAGGGACAAAATCACGTAATGCACGGGATATTGCTGAAGCTTTTGATTCAATTGGTGGTCAGGTCAACGCATTTACTTCTAAAGAATATACATGTTTTTACGCAAAAGTAATGGACACGCACCAAATATACGCGGTAGAGATTCTTGCTGATATGTTCTTTAATTCCCTTTTTGAAGAAGAAGAAATAGAACGGGAGAAAAAAGTAGTTTTAGAAGAAATTAATATGTATGAAGATACACCAGATGATATTGTACATGACCTCCTGGCTCAGTCCTCCTACAGTGCACATCCATTGGCAAATCCAATCTTGGGGTCCCGTCAACATGTTCAATCATTTACATCAGATGAACTGAGAACCTATATGAAAGACCACTATACACCAAACAATATCGTTATATCGGCAGCAGGACACATTAATGAACGCCTTGAAGATGAACTTGAGAATTACTTTGGTCAATTTAATGCTTCCACAAATGTTTTGAATGCCCGTGCACCTGTATTTACTGCCGGGGAAGTTATTAAGAAAAAAAATATCGAACAAGCTCATTTATGCTATGGATTTAGCGGAATGGCTGTAACTGATGATGACCTATATAGTTTGATTTTAATGAATAACGTATTTGGGGGCAGCATGAGTTCACGTCTGTTTCAAGAAATACGTGAAAAGCATGGACTCGCTTACTCTGTATTCTCTTACCATTCTTCTTTTCTGGATCATGGGTTGCTGACGATATATGCGGGTACTGGTGTTCAACAACTTTCCCTATTAAAAGACAGCATTAATCAAACGATTGATCAATTTGTCGAAAAAGGCATCACAGATAAAGAACTCTTATACAGTAAAGAACAATTGAAGGCAAATTTATTATTCAGTCATGAAAGCACAAATAGCCGTATGTCAAGGAATGGCAAAAATGAATTGCTTCTCAACACAGATAGATCTATTGAGGATATGCTGAATGAGATTGAAGCTGTTACAAACGAAAACGTTCAATCTGTCATTGATCGCCTCTTTAAACACAAACCTTCTATGGCATTGGTGACATCGTTAGAATAG
- a CDS encoding polysaccharide deacetylase family protein, with product MVSLLINVSWGENHIPGILRTLKKHNVKATFFIEGNWAKKHVDYVEMIAEEGHSIGNHAYSHPDMAQITKSQTIEEIQKTNDVLEAITNQKPDWFAPPSGSFNNHVVNAVHELNMETVLWSVDTIDWKNPTPSVMMNRVMSKVHKGATILMHPTPVIEQGLDLMITELKKKNYKLGTIEQLLDEKR from the coding sequence ATGGTTAGTTTGCTAATTAATGTTTCATGGGGGGAAAATCATATCCCCGGGATCCTTCGTACATTAAAAAAACATAATGTCAAAGCAACTTTTTTTATTGAAGGTAATTGGGCTAAAAAGCATGTGGACTATGTTGAAATGATAGCTGAAGAAGGCCATTCAATTGGAAACCATGCATACAGTCATCCTGATATGGCGCAAATCACTAAATCTCAAACTATAGAAGAGATCCAAAAAACCAATGACGTCCTGGAAGCGATTACGAACCAAAAACCAGATTGGTTTGCGCCTCCGAGTGGAAGTTTTAATAATCATGTCGTAAATGCAGTTCATGAATTAAATATGGAAACGGTCCTTTGGTCTGTGGATACAATTGACTGGAAAAACCCGACACCGTCAGTGATGATGAACCGAGTTATGTCTAAAGTGCATAAAGGAGCAACGATTTTAATGCATCCCACCCCGGTCATTGAACAGGGGTTGGATTTGATGATTACCGAGCTTAAGAAGAAAAATTACAAACTGGGCACAATCGAACAGCTGCTGGACGAAAAAAGATAA
- a CDS encoding polyribonucleotide nucleotidyltransferase produces MSDSKQTFSIDIAGRSFLVEVGELAKQANGACMIQYGDTSVLSAATASKEPKDLPFFPLTVNYEERLYAVGKIPGGFIKREGRPSDKAVLSSRLIDRPIRPLFPDGYRNDVQVISTVMSVDQDCSSEIAAMIGSSIALSISDIPFEQPIAGVHVGRVDGQLIINPTIEQDAKSDIDLTVAGTKDAVNMVEANANEVPEEVMLEAIMFGHDEIKRIVEFQEQIVAAVGVEKKPFTVAELDQDLVQKVETEAKAQLTEAIQVQEKHAREEAIDQVKETVLEAYEEDEELYPQVKTILNNMVKEEVRHLITKEKIRPDGRKPDEIRPLSSRVGVLPRTHGSGLFTRGQTQALSICTLGALGDVQILDGLDLEESKRFMHHYNFPQYSVGETGPIRGPGRREIGHGALGERALEKVIPSETEFPYTIRLVSEVLESNGSSSQASICASTMAMMDAGVPIKAPVAGIAMGLVKSGEHYSILTDIQGMEDALGDMDFKVAGTTKGITALQMDIKIEGLSKNILEEALNQAKSGRQHILDSMLQTISEPRAELSLYAPKILTMSIKPEKIRDVIGPSGKQINKIIDETGVKIDIEQDGSVFISSTDTTMNNKAKEIIESLVREAEVGEIYLGKVKRIEKFGAFVELFKGKDGLVHISELAEGRTNKVEDEVSIGDEIMVKVKEIDSQGRVNLSRKAVLEEEKKQKAKQ; encoded by the coding sequence ATGTCGGATTCAAAACAAACATTCTCCATTGATATTGCCGGTCGCTCGTTTTTAGTAGAAGTAGGAGAACTTGCTAAACAAGCAAATGGCGCCTGTATGATTCAGTATGGAGACACATCTGTATTATCTGCTGCAACTGCATCCAAAGAACCAAAAGACCTGCCCTTTTTTCCACTAACGGTTAATTATGAAGAACGTTTATACGCCGTTGGCAAGATTCCGGGAGGATTTATTAAACGCGAAGGTCGTCCCAGTGATAAAGCTGTTCTTTCTTCACGACTTATAGACAGACCGATACGCCCGCTCTTTCCTGATGGATACCGTAATGATGTTCAAGTGATCAGTACAGTAATGAGTGTCGACCAGGACTGTTCATCAGAGATTGCTGCTATGATTGGCTCTTCCATAGCACTTTCAATATCTGATATTCCATTCGAACAACCTATCGCAGGTGTTCATGTTGGACGAGTTGATGGTCAACTGATTATCAATCCAACAATTGAACAAGACGCTAAAAGTGATATTGATTTAACCGTAGCTGGCACAAAAGATGCCGTCAACATGGTAGAGGCCAATGCTAATGAAGTCCCTGAAGAAGTCATGCTTGAAGCAATTATGTTTGGCCATGACGAAATTAAACGGATCGTTGAATTTCAAGAGCAGATTGTTGCTGCTGTTGGGGTGGAAAAGAAACCTTTTACAGTTGCAGAATTGGATCAGGATTTGGTTCAGAAGGTCGAGACAGAAGCAAAAGCTCAACTGACTGAAGCAATTCAAGTACAAGAGAAACATGCCCGTGAAGAAGCAATTGATCAAGTTAAAGAAACTGTACTAGAAGCGTACGAAGAAGATGAAGAACTTTATCCACAGGTTAAAACCATTTTGAACAATATGGTAAAAGAAGAAGTACGGCATTTGATTACGAAAGAAAAAATACGTCCAGATGGCCGTAAACCAGATGAAATTCGCCCATTGTCATCACGCGTAGGCGTACTTCCAAGAACGCATGGGTCTGGTCTTTTTACGCGTGGACAAACGCAGGCTCTAAGCATCTGCACCCTTGGCGCTCTAGGAGATGTTCAAATATTGGACGGGCTTGATCTCGAAGAATCCAAGCGGTTCATGCACCATTATAACTTTCCGCAATACAGCGTTGGTGAGACCGGGCCGATCAGAGGACCTGGCAGAAGAGAAATTGGTCATGGGGCACTGGGAGAACGTGCACTTGAAAAAGTGATCCCTTCTGAAACTGAATTCCCTTATACAATCAGGCTTGTATCTGAAGTCCTGGAGTCCAATGGGTCATCTTCTCAGGCCAGCATATGTGCCAGCACAATGGCTATGATGGATGCTGGTGTTCCGATTAAAGCGCCTGTAGCAGGGATCGCAATGGGACTTGTTAAATCAGGTGAACATTATTCAATCTTAACAGATATTCAAGGCATGGAAGATGCACTTGGCGATATGGATTTCAAAGTCGCAGGAACTACAAAGGGCATCACTGCTTTACAAATGGACATCAAGATTGAAGGCTTATCAAAAAATATACTAGAAGAAGCGCTAAACCAAGCTAAAAGTGGTCGTCAGCATATCCTTGATTCCATGCTCCAGACCATCTCAGAGCCACGCGCTGAATTATCGTTATACGCACCAAAAATACTGACAATGAGCATCAAACCGGAAAAAATCCGTGATGTTATTGGTCCAAGCGGGAAGCAAATCAATAAGATCATCGATGAAACCGGCGTGAAAATTGATATTGAACAAGACGGAAGTGTCTTTATTTCTTCAACAGACACTACCATGAACAACAAAGCTAAAGAAATCATTGAAAGTCTGGTTCGCGAAGCTGAAGTGGGAGAAATTTATCTCGGAAAAGTTAAGCGCATCGAAAAGTTTGGTGCTTTTGTTGAATTGTTCAAAGGCAAAGATGGTCTCGTTCATATCTCTGAACTAGCAGAAGGACGTACCAATAAAGTAGAAGATGAAGTTTCAATTGGCGATGAGATTATGGTTAAAGTTAAAGAAATTGACTCTCAAGGCCGTGTGAATTTATCTCGAAAAGCCGTCCTCGAGGAAGAGAAAAAACAAAAAGCAAAACAATAG
- the rpsO gene encoding 30S ribosomal protein S15 has product MAISQERKNEIINEYKVHDSDTGSPEVQIAVLTAEITSLNEHLRVHKKDHHSRRGLFKMVGRRRNLLTYLRNKDVTRYRELIKKLGLRR; this is encoded by the coding sequence ATGGCTATTTCACAAGAACGCAAAAATGAAATTATCAATGAGTACAAGGTTCATGATAGTGATACAGGCTCGCCAGAAGTGCAGATTGCTGTTTTAACAGCAGAAATCACGTCACTTAACGAGCATTTGCGTGTGCACAAAAAAGACCATCATTCACGCCGGGGATTGTTTAAAATGGTAGGCAGACGTCGTAATTTGCTTACTTATTTGCGTAACAAAGATGTAACCCGTTACCGTGAACTGATTAAAAAGCTTGGCTTACGTCGATAA
- the ribF gene encoding riboflavin biosynthesis protein RibF, translating to MQTIQLTYPHNLTVNTAPETVAAIGFFDGIHRGHQKVIGAAIDLAKQKKMKSAVISFSPHPSVVLNPNIDSVDYITPMEEKKDILEGMNVDVFYVITFNKTLSKLTPQDFIDHFIIGLNVKHLVAGFDFSYGHKGSGNVQTLKDHSRGVFDYTVLDKMTYDGEKISSTLIREKLDKGDVQDAAKLLGRYPSVRGKVIEGFKRGRTLGYPTANIQVLPETRLPAPGVYAVRVRHNDQVYNGMASLGFNPTFEGNLSNPSLEAFLFNFTGDLYHEPVELDWCAFIREEKKFDRIEDLIEEMRHDEETIKHFFEQKEEN from the coding sequence TTGCAGACGATACAATTAACATATCCTCACAATTTAACAGTAAATACAGCACCTGAAACAGTCGCAGCGATTGGCTTCTTTGATGGCATTCATCGCGGCCACCAAAAAGTGATCGGTGCAGCAATCGATCTGGCTAAGCAAAAAAAAATGAAAAGTGCTGTTATTTCGTTTTCTCCACATCCGTCAGTGGTGTTAAACCCGAACATCGATTCTGTTGATTATATAACACCGATGGAAGAGAAAAAAGACATTCTTGAAGGTATGAATGTTGATGTGTTCTATGTCATCACATTTAACAAAACACTGTCCAAATTAACACCTCAGGACTTTATTGATCATTTTATTATTGGACTCAATGTTAAGCATCTAGTCGCTGGATTCGACTTTTCCTATGGTCATAAAGGCAGCGGAAATGTCCAGACTTTGAAAGACCATTCCAGAGGTGTATTTGATTATACGGTTCTTGACAAGATGACATATGACGGGGAGAAAATCAGTTCCACCCTTATTAGAGAAAAACTGGATAAGGGCGATGTGCAAGATGCCGCAAAATTACTAGGTCGTTATCCAAGTGTAAGAGGCAAGGTTATTGAAGGGTTTAAACGCGGCAGAACGCTTGGTTATCCAACAGCAAACATACAAGTTCTGCCTGAAACACGTCTGCCGGCTCCAGGCGTTTACGCGGTAAGAGTGCGTCACAATGATCAGGTTTATAACGGCATGGCAAGTCTCGGTTTTAATCCGACATTTGAAGGGAACCTTTCCAATCCCAGTCTTGAGGCGTTCTTATTTAATTTCACCGGCGACCTATATCATGAGCCTGTCGAACTTGATTGGTGTGCTTTCATTCGGGAAGAAAAGAAATTCGACAGGATCGAGGATCTCATTGAAGAAATGCGCCATGATGAGGAAACGATTAAACATTTTTTTGAACAAAAAGAAGAAAATTAA
- the truB gene encoding tRNA pseudouridine(55) synthase TruB, giving the protein MDGILPLWKPPGMTSHDCVMKVRRLLQTKKVGHTGTLDPDAEGVLPLCIGRATKLVPYMTNTAKEYIATVQLGTATETEDASGAVVEEATITHMPSNLEIEQALNAFKGTIVQIPPMYSAVRVKGKHLYEYARAQEQVERPERHVIINQISLLPSTGQAQHKFDIKVVCSKGTYIRTLCVDIGKKLGYPAHMAKLYRTKTGSVTKKDTYTFDHIQAAVKNAQPDTLLLPMTAGIEGMERLTVDEKTKQKVLQGQKLPLPDQRLNDPFAIIADGELLAIYQYHPNNNDEIKPVRVFN; this is encoded by the coding sequence ATGGACGGTATACTGCCACTTTGGAAACCGCCAGGCATGACATCCCATGATTGTGTGATGAAAGTCAGACGTCTTTTACAAACGAAAAAAGTCGGGCATACAGGTACACTCGACCCAGATGCGGAGGGGGTTCTTCCCCTTTGTATCGGTCGGGCGACCAAACTCGTTCCATATATGACCAATACTGCTAAAGAGTATATAGCAACTGTTCAACTTGGAACAGCTACAGAGACTGAAGATGCTTCTGGTGCAGTGGTGGAAGAAGCAACGATCACACATATGCCGTCTAACCTTGAAATCGAACAAGCTCTGAATGCATTCAAAGGGACCATTGTTCAAATCCCCCCGATGTATTCTGCCGTCAGAGTAAAAGGAAAGCATTTATATGAATATGCCAGAGCTCAAGAACAAGTTGAACGACCTGAAAGGCACGTCATAATAAATCAAATCAGCTTGCTTCCATCGACTGGACAAGCACAACATAAGTTTGATATTAAAGTAGTTTGCTCGAAAGGGACTTACATCAGGACTTTATGTGTGGATATCGGCAAAAAGCTGGGTTATCCTGCCCATATGGCTAAACTTTACCGGACAAAAACCGGTTCTGTTACTAAAAAAGACACATATACATTTGATCACATACAGGCCGCTGTTAAAAACGCTCAGCCAGATACGCTCTTGCTCCCTATGACAGCAGGAATTGAGGGGATGGAGCGCCTAACTGTTGATGAAAAAACCAAACAGAAAGTTCTTCAGGGACAAAAGCTGCCACTCCCGGATCAACGCTTAAATGACCCATTTGCGATCATAGCAGATGGGGAACTTCTTGCCATTTATCAATATCATCCGAACAATAATGATGAAATTAAGCCAGTCCGCGTGTTTAATTAA
- the rbfA gene encoding 30S ribosome-binding factor RbfA has translation MQDIRANRVAEQMKKELGDILTRKIKDPRVGFVTVTDVEVTGDLQQAKIFISVLGDEKKKHESLVGLAKAKGFIRSEIGKRIRLRKTPEISFEFDEAIEYGNKIDAILRDLNE, from the coding sequence ATGCAGGACATACGGGCGAATAGAGTTGCTGAGCAAATGAAAAAAGAGCTTGGAGACATCTTAACGCGAAAGATAAAGGACCCGCGTGTAGGGTTTGTGACCGTTACTGATGTTGAGGTTACAGGAGATTTACAGCAAGCAAAAATATTCATATCTGTCCTTGGAGATGAGAAAAAAAAGCATGAATCTCTTGTAGGTTTAGCCAAAGCTAAAGGATTTATCCGATCTGAAATTGGTAAAAGAATTCGTTTACGCAAAACACCGGAAATCAGTTTTGAATTCGATGAGGCTATTGAATATGGTAATAAAATTGATGCTATTCTGCGTGATTTAAACGAATAG
- a CDS encoding DUF503 domain-containing protein encodes MILLMEVECFLYNTHSLKGKRSVLKSLITRLRQDFNVSVAELDYHDLWQRTKLGIVTISNDLRLAEKIMQEVQAVIDADTEMECTHSVTERL; translated from the coding sequence ATGATCCTTTTAATGGAAGTTGAATGCTTTTTGTATAACACACACTCGCTTAAAGGAAAGCGTTCTGTGCTCAAGTCTCTCATAACCAGGTTACGTCAGGATTTTAACGTATCAGTAGCAGAACTGGATTATCATGATTTATGGCAGCGTACGAAACTTGGTATTGTCACGATATCAAATGACCTCCGTCTTGCAGAAAAAATAATGCAAGAGGTACAGGCCGTGATCGACGCTGATACTGAAATGGAATGCACCCATTCTGTAACTGAGCGTTTATAA